Within the Novosphingobium pentaromativorans US6-1 genome, the region GAGCACATCATCGAAGCTCCAGCCGCGATTACCCATCTGCGCCCATTGGTCGTAGTCGCGCGGATCGCCGCGCGTGAACATCATGCCGTTGATCGATGACGAACCGCCGAGCACCTTGCCGCGAAAGACCGGAATCCGGCGGTTGTCTGCATAAGGTTCGGGATCCGTGGCATAGCCCCAGTTGATCTCGGGCCGACGCAGCAGCTGAAAGAAGGCGATCGGCATCGACATCAGCGCGTGGCGATCCGCGCCACCGGCTTCGAGCAGCAGCACGCGCATTTCGGGGCGCTCACTCAAACGGCTAGCGATTACGGCGCCTGCCGATCCCGCCCCGACGACGATAAAGTCGAATTCATCCGCCATCCGCCATCCTTTTCCCTTGAATGTCTGTGTGTAACGTGTGGCAGGGCCGGTATCGATGCAAACGGCAAAAGCCCCGGTTGCGCGCTCGGCAAACACCGCGGTACGCTCCCGGTAAAGTCATGACCAAGGTCTGCGTTATCGTCTTTGCTCGGATGTGAAGCCGTGCGCACGCAACCGGCCGCTTCGGAAACGGCGGTAGATGTGGGGCAGACCTGTCTTTACACGGGACAGTCCTGTTTCGATAAGACGATGGCCGGCGATGCCGCGGAGTCAGGGCGTCGCGACACGAGGGAGAGGACCATGACGAAGCATCCATCGCCCCGCAGGCGCCCCCGCGATTTGCCGGGCGAAGATTGTGCCGGGCTGCCAGGTTCGCGCGCGCGGGTGCATCGCTTCCTTGCCCGCTTCAGCCCATCGGAAATGCAGGTCATGCGCAGTGAGCCGACGGCATATAGTCCCACGCTCAGCGTCGATGTGATCCGCTTCATCGCAGGCGAGGCGGCGTCGCTCACTTTCACTTGCCCACGCTACGACCACCCTGCCGATTGCGTGAAGGTCATCGTTCAGACATTGGGTTCCTGCACGCTGAAATCGCGCATGAGCGAAGTGACGATCGGTCCGTCCGAATGGACACTGCACGATTTTTCGCGGGAGCTGGAAGTCAATCATACGCCGGATTCCGAGCAGGTTCTGCTGTTGTTTCCCGCGGACTTCTTCTTTCGCAAACAGACATTGGCGGCCGGTGCCGATCTCGTCCGGATGGGCGGTGAGCCGGGTGTGGCGCGATTGGCCGGCGGCTTCGTCCGGTTGCTGCAGCGTGACTGGGGGGCGCTCAACTTCGCCGATCAGACCGATCTGATCGAGAACGCCGCGCAACTGATCCAATTGGCGCTGAGCGAGCAGGCAGCTGCACGGCAAGTGGAGACGATGCAGGAAACCCTGCGCGAGCGCATCAAGGCATATATCGCACGTAATCTTCGAGACAATCAGCTCTCGATCGAAAAGATCGCGGATGCTCTGGGGTGCACCAAGCGCTATCTCCACAAGGTCTTCCAGGACGACGAGCAGACCATCAACGCCTACATCTGGGACTTGCGCCTTCGGCACTGCGTCGACGAACTTTGCGATCCGAACAAGGGGGACGTCTCCATCACCCAGATCGCTTTTTCGTGGGGCTTCAACAACTCGGCGCACTTCTCGCGCATGTTCCGTGAGCGTCACGGCATGTCCGCGCGGCTTTTTCGGCAGATGTCGCTATCGCCGAAGTCGCCGCCGGCAGGGCACAGCGTCCTGCTCGGCGATACCGGCAGCTCCGGCGCACCCTGATCAATGCCCACGGGAATACCGGGCGGGATCCTTGCATGGCCGTCCAGTTACTTGGGCAAGCAATACGTACGCAGCGAGCGCGCGCCGGTTCCATGCAGAGTGGCGACAGGAGCTGGCTTGCGATGAGCAACTCCTTCACCGGTCGCAAGATGCGCCAGTAGACCCGGTCCACCGTCGATTTGGGAAGGTGCCGGGGTGAGGCGGCACGATTATTCGGTCGGGGGCATTTGTGCTTCGTGCGAGATGTCCATGAAACATAGCCTGCGATCCACTTTGCCGAGGGCGAACCGGGCTGTTTGCCCATAGGGAAGCTGCAGGCGCGTACCCTCCATTATGCGCAGGTTGGTGTCCCTTCTGGCTTCGCTCCGGCTTCTGCTCTCGTGATTGACTCGCTCAAAGCTGGATAATAGTTCTGACATAAGAACAATATCTATCAAACTTGGGGCTGCGGGCATTTGCCGTTTGCCGCGCGTTGAAGGGAGAGGGGGCGTGCGGCGCTTCAGCTGCGCTCGAACGATCCCGGCTGCCGCTCGTACGCCTATATCTTGGAGCACTTCTTCGCATGGCTCAGACTAGCGACTTCTTCGCCCCCCAGGCATTCGAGGCGGACGTTATCGACTGTCAGGTGGAAGGCACCATCCCCGATGGGCTGAACGGCGCATTCGTTCGCGTGGGCGGCGACTGGGCCTATCCACCCAAGCACGCCGACGATTCGCCGTTCAACCAGGACGGCTACATCAGCCGCTTCCGATTTCGTAACGGCCGCGTCGACTACACGGGGCGGTGGATCGAGACCGAACGCTACCGCAACAATCGCGCCGCAGGGCGTCAGCTCTATGGCTATTACCGCAATCCCTATGACTGCGAGCCCGAGGTGGCGAACATCGACGAGCCGTGGCGCAACACGCTCGCAAACACGAATGTCGAAGTGAATGCTGGTCGGCTTTTCGCGCTCAAGGAAGATGCCCCCCCGACCGAGATCGATCCGGTGACGCTGAAGTCGAAGGGGCTTTTCACTTTTGGCGGCGATTATGGCAGTCAGACCTTCACCGCGCATCCCAAGGTCGATCCCGCGACCGGTGAACTGATTACCTTCGGCTATGAGGCGACCGGCCTCGCCAGCGATGACCTCGTGCTTACCATCATCGACAGGGACGGGGCGATCACGCGCGAGACGCGGTTGAAAGTCCCGTACGTGAGCATGATCCACGATTTTGCGATCACCGAGGGGCACGTGATCTTTCCCGTGTTCGGCTATGTTACTGATCTCGAGCGGCTGAAGGCGGGCAAGATCCACTGGACCTGGGACCGGGAGGCGCCGACCTGGTTCGGCATTCTTCCGCGCGACGGTGAGGCGAATGACCTGCGCTGGTTCAAGGGCCCGAACCGCGCGATTGTTCATACGTTCAATGCCTATACCCGCGGCGATACGGTGGTTCTCGACGCGCCGATCTTCGACAATAATCCCTTCCCCTTCTTCCCTTCTGCCGACGGTTCGGAATGGGATGCGCTGAAAAGCCGGGCGTTGATCCGGCGAATGATCTTCGACCTGAATTCGAAAGACGATGGCTATCGTGAGGAAATCCTGTTTCCCGACCTGCCGGTGATCGACCTGGGGCGTGTCGACGATCGGTTCATGGGACGCGAGACGCGCTATGCCTATACGTCGTTCAACGATCCCGCCCAGCCGATCGACCGCGACCGGCTCGGCACTGGCGCGCGCCGCGTCATCAACAGCTATGGTGTGTTCGACATGCACGACCGGACGATGCGCTCCTTCTACGCCGGGCCGACACACGCCTTGCAGGAAGTCACTTTCGTGCCGCGCGCAGCCGATGCCGATGAGGGCGATGGCTGGCTGATCGGCACCGCGAGCAATTACGCCGAAATGCGCACCGAGCTGATCGTCGCCGATGCGCGGCGCCCGGATGAAGGTGCGATTGGCCGCGTGGTCCTGCCGTTCCGCGCCAATGTGCAGATCCACGGTCGCTGGTACAGCGACGCACAGCTCGACTTCGGACCGGATGCCGGGATGGAGTCGCAAAAATGAGCGATCCCGCAGCCCTGGAGGCAATCGCCGAACGCTATCGCGCAGCCTATCTCGCGCATGATCCGTCGCTGGCGCCGATTTCCCGCCACGCCCGGTTCAGCGAGAACAACGTCGCATTGCCCTTTCCCGACGGCACCTGGGATACGGTTGCCGAAGAGCTTGGCCCGGCACTGACGCTGGTCGACACCCGGCAGGACTCCATCGGAATTTTCACCGCGATCCGCATGCACGACGTGACCGGCTATCTTGCAGTCCGGCTGGGAGTAGCGGAAGGTGAAATCGTCGAGATCGAGCATCTGTTCTCGACGCCGCGCAATCTCTCCGGTCCGCCCACGCCGATCGGTCCGGTTGAGGAATTCGCGCATGATCCGGATCTTGTGCGGCCCGTGGCGGCGGATGAACGGATGACGCGCGATGCACTGATTGCGGCCGCGAACGGCTATTTCGAAACGCTGCAGAACAATACCGGCGATAT harbors:
- a CDS encoding carotenoid oxygenase family protein is translated as MAQTSDFFAPQAFEADVIDCQVEGTIPDGLNGAFVRVGGDWAYPPKHADDSPFNQDGYISRFRFRNGRVDYTGRWIETERYRNNRAAGRQLYGYYRNPYDCEPEVANIDEPWRNTLANTNVEVNAGRLFALKEDAPPTEIDPVTLKSKGLFTFGGDYGSQTFTAHPKVDPATGELITFGYEATGLASDDLVLTIIDRDGAITRETRLKVPYVSMIHDFAITEGHVIFPVFGYVTDLERLKAGKIHWTWDREAPTWFGILPRDGEANDLRWFKGPNRAIVHTFNAYTRGDTVVLDAPIFDNNPFPFFPSADGSEWDALKSRALIRRMIFDLNSKDDGYREEILFPDLPVIDLGRVDDRFMGRETRYAYTSFNDPAQPIDRDRLGTGARRVINSYGVFDMHDRTMRSFYAGPTHALQEVTFVPRAADADEGDGWLIGTASNYAEMRTELIVADARRPDEGAIGRVVLPFRANVQIHGRWYSDAQLDFGPDAGMESQK
- a CDS encoding AraC family transcriptional regulator, coding for MTKHPSPRRRPRDLPGEDCAGLPGSRARVHRFLARFSPSEMQVMRSEPTAYSPTLSVDVIRFIAGEAASLTFTCPRYDHPADCVKVIVQTLGSCTLKSRMSEVTIGPSEWTLHDFSRELEVNHTPDSEQVLLLFPADFFFRKQTLAAGADLVRMGGEPGVARLAGGFVRLLQRDWGALNFADQTDLIENAAQLIQLALSEQAAARQVETMQETLRERIKAYIARNLRDNQLSIEKIADALGCTKRYLHKVFQDDEQTINAYIWDLRLRHCVDELCDPNKGDVSITQIAFSWGFNNSAHFSRMFRERHGMSARLFRQMSLSPKSPPAGHSVLLGDTGSSGAP